The sequence CGTTGAACAGATCGAATATTCACATACCTCACTCTGCGCTGGGCAGCCAGCCGTGGCAGAGGGTACCGGGAGCCAGGGCTTCTGGTCCCCGGAGGGAGCACCCTGGACTGCCCAGAACCATGCTTGTCCATCACAAATACAAATGtgcctgctggctcctgttcagAACTAAATCATCTCCAAGGGTCCTTGATAGCTGTGCTCAGCTTTTTTCGGCTACAGAGCGATAAATCAGCTAGCTACAGAGCGCGCTTTGGAAGAGGCAAgagaagagttaaaaataataggGGCTCCATTATTCCATTATACCTGTACAGCTCCTAAATCTACAGAAGCAATAACGGATCCTACTGCATGATTCAGTGATTCTGGGAAAGCTGAAATCTTGATCATATTTTCTAGATCTTTCTTTGCATTAGGAGACATGGGGGTTATTTTGCTTATCTACTGTAGTGcagctttgttgttttttcctatCTAGGTATTTATACGGTCTCCATCACCATAGTATTGGagtgtttattttattgcacCTGTCACCTTGGTCTCATCTCAGCATAATGTACCATGGATGACAAAAGATTCCTAGTTAAATTTGTTCGGTGACATGAACAGCTTTGTCAATACCATGCAGATGTTAACAGAAGTGGGTACCAATTCAGCTGCCTCTCAGACCAGTTCTACACCAGTGTAATTGTATTGCCTGCAGtaacattatttttagtttgcGTTCCTGCCTGTGGCAGAAGAATTAGACCTGCAGTCTTTTTAGCCTTTCCATAATGTCccttctctgaaaaacaaaaaaccaacaaaacaaaaccaaaacaactccaaaaccaaaccagcacGGAAGGGAGACCAGTCTGCCCAGTAAAACACATCCTGCCTGTCCCCCTCCTTGCAACTCCTCTCTGTTCCATTCCTGTTGCACTGAAACGTGCTACAGCACAGGGagcaaacagcaggaaaagcaacCAGGGCAATAAAGGCAGAAGTGAAGAACTGAGTGGAAATGCAGATATTTTCCCCCTGGAATTTCAAAGCACATAGCACCAGAGGTGAGCACCTCATGGGTTCCAGGGGGCTCTgagctgctgcccccctgcagGATCAGCAGGAAGAACCAGAAACCTTAGGAAGGCTACAAATAACGAGTCTCTGCAGTCCCCGCAGGCACCGGGACAGCTCTGGTGGAGGGCAGCAATGAAAGCACTACAGGATCCCAGTGAAGGTGCTGCTGAGGTGCTGAGCTCTCGGGCACATCTCCAGACTTCTTGGCCACTTTTGTCCCAGTGCTGCCCTGGCCTCTCCGGGCTGGGCATCAGCAGCCGTAGCCAGCTGGGGCCACGCACCGGGGCCTTTGCCAGCCCTGCCAACCTTTCTGCTGGACCTGACGACAAGCCCAAGCCGCTGGGTTTGGCCATGAAATGCTGCACTCGTGGCACAGCACGGAGCACGGCCAGGTGGGACGGGGCCTTCCAAAGGCAGCCCGGGTGCTCTGAGAAGCAAACAGTACGCCAAGGGCCAAGGCAGTGTGTCATCAAACTCTTGGGGCTAGATAAACACCTGCAACAGGAAAGGCATCACACTGAGCCACACAGCACAGGGCTTGCTGCGAGCAGCTCGGTGTGCTCCGGCTCCCCGAGAGCACCTGTCAGGCCCGCAGCggggggagagaaaaggggGACAAGACGGCGCAGGGGCAGTACTTCGTCTTTTGCAGAACCACAGACGGATTCAGCCTTTGTATTTTACTGACCCGCTTCACTAATCAAAACTAATTGCTTCGTATTTCACAGGTTAGCTTGGCATTATGTGACCGCTCCAGCCACGCGGGCCGCGGCGCAGGGCAGGTAGGGCAGGCAGTGGACGGAACCGGGAGGACCAAACACACCTGTTCATCCCGCAGCTGCTGGCTGCGCCGCGGCGGCTCAGGCGTCCCCTAACGACACTGCACGTGGAGGGAAGATGAGGACAAAGCCAACAGGTGGGAGAGGCTCTGGTGCTGGGGCGGGGTGGTCCTGCCGGTGCTCTGTGCCTCGGCCAAGGAACGAATGTGAGGGACGAATCCCAGAGAACCTGCATGCTCAGCTCCCTGGGACTGAGGAGGCATTGGCCTTGGCTGGACGCTGAGGATGAGAGAAGCGGCAATTCTCACCGCCGCAAACTGGTTCCGCCAAGGATGGATACAAGTATTACCtgggcactttttttttttctttctttcgtTTCCctgattaaaaaggaagaagaaaagcgGTGCTCGCCCTCGCACGCCCACAGCAAACGGCACCCACAGCGCCTCGCTGCACCCGGCTCCCGAGGACACGCAGCGGCTGCCGGGGGCGCACCTGGGGGTGCAGCCCCTCACCCTGCGCCCCCcccggctgcgggggctggagggcagagcccagccctgAGGGGGCAAGCATCGCCCAgcgcccaccccccccccccgcccccgtccGCCGTGGGGTGCCTGCGCGCCCCCGAGCCGGGGGCTGCCgtgccgggggggggcgggaccGGGGATGCTCGGGGGGAGCGAGGGGGCGCTTTGCCGAGCCCGGGCCGGGCCACGGGGCCACGCGAGGAGACGGCACCGCGGGGTCACCCCCGCGCACACCCCCCCGCCTGCCCGCACACGCACCCCGTGCACACGCACCCCCGCCCGCACCGCTGGCCGCACACGCACCCCCCCTCCGCTGCACGGTGTCTCCCACACACgcgcgccgcggccgccccccccaACTCACacgcccgccccgcgcgccgGGATTCCACGCGCACGTGACGTCACGGCGCGGGCCCCGCCCGGGCGCTATAAGAGGGGCCGCGTGCCGCAGTGGGCCCGGCGGAGCGGCACGGCCCGGCGCCGGCAGCGCAGCCATGGCCGCGGGGCCCCCCGGCAGCCTCccgctgctgctcctgctgctctcgcCGCTCTGCCTGCGCGGCCGCGGGCAGGGCTTCGGGCAGACGCGCTTCATCTGCACCTCGGTGCCGCTGGACGGGGACATGTGCGCCGCCTCGGCGCTGGGCGCCGGCTCCGCCGAGGAGCTGAAGAGCACCGTGCTGCAGCTGCGGGAGACggtgctgcagcagaaggagacCATCATGAACCAGAAGGAGACCATCCGCGAGCTGACGGCCAAGCTGGGCCGCTGCGAGAGCCAGAGCGTGCTGGAGCCGCCCGGCGAGCCCAAGGGCGGCGGCAGAAAGCCCGGCTTCTCCAAGAACACCATGGGCGACCTGTCGCGGGCCCCTGCGGCCGAGACCCTCAGCCAGCTGGGGCAGACGCTGCAGTCCCTGAAGACGCGGCTGGAGAACCTGGAGGTACGCGCTGCGCCCCGGGGGGGGCcgcgccggcggcggggcgggcggtaACAGCCCGCTCCCCCGCTCGCCCCTTGCAGCACTTCAGCAGGATGAACTCCTCCGGGCAGAGCAGCAACCTGAAGGACATCCTGCAGAGCAAGATCGACGACCTGGAGAAGCAGGTGCTGTCGCGGGTGAACAGCCTGGAGGAGGGCAAGTTCAGCCCCCGCAACGAGTCCGAGGAGCGCGGCAAGATCGAGAGCACCCTCACCTCGCTGCACCAGCGCATCAGCGACCTGGAGAAAGGTACCggcgccccgggcccgccgcggcccccggcccgccccgggcGGGATGCTCGGCCCTTGTGCCCCGCGGGGCCGGTGCCGCGGGCTCGGCGGCGGGAGCTGGGGACGCTGCGGGCGCTGCCCGGCGCCGGGGATTAGGGAGCTGGGCGCTCCGGAGGGATTTGCTCCTCGCTGCCATCTCAAGGCCCGTTGCATAACGGGGGTGggacggggggtgggggcggaCACCCCCAAAGCGGACTGAGAGGGGGTCCGGCCGGAGCCCACCgcccctctgctcccacagGCCAGAAGGACAACCGGCCCCCAGACAGGTTCCAGCTCACCTTCCCGCTGCGCACCAACTACATGTACGCCAAGGTGAAGAAGAGCCTGCCGGAGATGTACGCCTTCAGCGTCTGCATGTGGATGAAGTCCAGCGCCTCACCCGGCATGGGCACCCCCTTTTCCTACGCTGTGCCTGGGCAGGCTAACGAGCTGGTGCTCATTGAGTGGGGCAACAACCCCATGGAGATCCTCATCAATGACAAGGTACAGCCCTGGGGAGTGGGGAGGTCGCTGAGCAGGGCGGGCTGCAGACCGGCTTGGGGGTGGCATGGGACCCACACACAGCGTGCGCACAGCCCTGACCCGCTGCCTGCAGGTGGCCAAACTGCCCTTTGTCATCAATGATGGCAAGTGGCACCACATCTGTGTCACCTGGACCACGCGGGATGGCGTGTGGGAAGCCTTCCAGGATGGCACGCAGACCGGCAGCGGTGAGAACCTGGCACCCTACCACCCCATCAAGCCCCAGGGGGTCCTGGTCCTGGGCCAGGAGCAGGTAAGGGCTGACGGGGTGTGAGCGTGGGGGTCCCTGCTCGTCTGGGTGCACCCAGGGGATGGAGGATGGATCGTGCTGGGTGCTCCCAGGGTGGGacagggcagcctggctgcatgCCCCCCGTGATGGTGGCTCCTCTGCAGGACACGCTGGGTGGCGGGTTTGATGCCACACAAGCCTTCGTGGGGGAGCTGGCCCACTTCAACGTGTGGGACAGGAAGCTGAGCCCCGGCGAGGTGTACAGCCTGGCCACCTGCAGCACCAAGGCGCTCACGGGCAACGTCATCGCGTGGGCCGAGGCCAACATCGACATCTACGGCGGGGCCACCAAGTGGACTTTCGAGGCTTGTCGCCAGCTCAACTAGGGCCATGGACAAGCGAAAGAAACCTCCTCATCGggttcttttatttccttggttTTGGGTTGTCCCATcgtccccccgtccccccccccccttcctttttttgtttgtttgcgCAAAAACGCAGAGAACGAAGCCACCCATTTTGTCCCGAGGTGTAGGGATGTCCCAgcagcggggccgcccgcccccggaGCCCCACGGCCCTCCGGTTTCTGTCTTGCCAATGTCCTTCGACGCCTGCGTGCCTTGGCCTGGCGCGGCTGCGCTCCCTCTCGCCGCTCCTCCAGCCCGGCCCCTGCTTTGCcgccttcccccccacccccggggcagccccacATTCCCTGCGCACTGGCACCGTAAAAGGCTGCAGGGTCTGGACCGGAGGCCCCCAGGGCTCTTTTCCCCCCAGCCTGAAGCCCCTCCTCCCcgcgccccaccccccccacccccccccggaGGGTGATgtctggggagctgggggaaggttGCAGCATCCCTCCCATCACCCATCCCAGGGGTGCGGCGGTGGCCAGCACTCCAAGGAGGGGGGGATGCCCCCCCCATCTGTTCCCAGGTGAGCCCCTTTCCCCTGCCAGCGCTGCTCCCAAGCACCACAGCCATAGTCCCGGGCTGCGGTGGGCACCAGGACGGGACCCCCGCGGccgggacaccccccacccggcggccccgctcccTGACCGGCCGCACTCAGGTAtgcccccccggccccacctgcagccccccgaGGCCTCCTACGTGCCCGCCATAGCTGGTGAAAAATAGCCTTTACCATCCCCTGGAAGTTTAGCTACCACTGAAAAGTGTGAagcctttctgcttttgatAAAACACGACGTTGTTTCTCTTACTGTAAAGGGAAGTTTattaccaattaaaaaaaagggtatttttatgaagataaaaaaaatagaatttagCAGTGctccctgaggaaaaaaagtactttgagattctgcaggaaaaaaagagataaagaagtgtattttgaaataacatgCATTTTGTATGGTTTCCTTTTCTAAACTCCTGGTTTGTACTACAGATTGCAGAAatcaccccccagccccaccactgACCCCCCTAGGGCTACCCAGGGTGGCAGCGGAGGATTAGGCAGAGAATTCACACAGGGCTCCTGAGCCTCCCTGACAGATTCCAGCGCTGCGGCAAAGAGCCGCGCCGGGCGGAGGGGCCTGCATGGAGCCAGGCAAGGGCAAGGTCGCCCCTGGCCAGGAGCACAGAGCTGGCCCAGCCACCGCCGCTTCGGGGACCAGCGCCCAGCCAAAGAGCAGTGGACGCAGCAACACACACCCCCAGATCGAGAGACCTTCATACGAACTGTGGCTCAGGGCAGCATGTTttaaactgtgcttttttttttttaaaaaaaaaaaaaaaaacaacaaaaaactgaagaaaaaaaaatccaccgTGGTGAGTTAAGTTCCTCCCAAGAACCTGTTCACATCAGCAACGTGACAAACACAACCTGCTGAGAACATGACCACTGGAAAGGCTTCGCCTACAGTCCCAGGTGGGTTGGATttgccaaaaaataaaaaaaaagggtgtgaTGTCAACATAATGTATATAGTGTATAGTAGGGGAGAGGATAAATGTATCTTAATTTGTCATTATTTTGCTAACCAAAGCTGtacatttttcctgttccttgcTCTCTGTCTCCTTTGGGTTTTGAATGGGTTACGATATACTACGCATCCAGTCCGCAGCAGCAGTTCGGGGAATGCACTGTTTCTACCGATACTcatgctttttccattttcttgccGAGATTACATGAATTGTTGACTTTATTTTTACACAATAAAGAGTGAAGAAAGACAGTGCGTTTTCTTAAGTGTGTCAGTTCCCTCAGCAGCCAGTGCCTGGGACCTGGTCTTTTTGTGGAGGAAGGTTTTTGCCGGTTGAAGGCAGGAATTTCTGCCGGTTCCCCTGGGAGCCTGCTCAGGCACCCCCAGCCTCGGCTGCACTGGCCAGGCGCTCTCTTGCTCCCGTAGCATTAGACCTCATCTCTCCCTGTTTACCCAACACCATCATacaaactgattatttttttttctcctaagaCGCAGGCTGGAAGCACGGCTCCCTCCGGCTGTCTCTGCCAGGCTGGTGATGGTGGGGACAATGCCACCCCGTAGCCCCCAGTGCCCCATGCCCATCAGCTCTCTGCAGCGAACGCTCCGGTGTGGGCACTGCTGCCAAACCCTGCAGGACGCCGCAGCTCTTGGTCcttccctgcaggcaggagccgcTCGGGGCATTTCACTCGTCCTTGGGTGGCCAGGCTCGGCTCCGGACATGGTTCCTGGAAGGCGTCATtccaggggtgggggtggcagggggcacTCGGCTCGGAGGGCAACGTGGCTGGAGCCCACCCGCACACGGGGATGTGATGGTGCAGGGCTGCGCCTACAGACGGCTTGTGCCGTTCCAAAGTAATCGCTACACATTCCCACTTGTTACACATCTGCTGCAGAACAGACTTCCCAGATGAGAAATTGCTTTTAGAGTCAGATACCAGTAGGAAAACCATCTACTCCCTCGAAGCAGCCAGAAGCAGCTCCCCTCCCCACACTgtgacacccccaccccaccgcagctgggagcaggagctgcacagTCCGGctcggtgctgctgctgccttgggcACCGCGCAGCCCCCCGTGACACCAGcactccccttccctcctccccggGAGCAAGGACAAGGGGACGCAGCCCGGTGGGATGCAGCCAGCGTAAGTCAGCAGggccctccctgctgccatgcTTGTGGCCAGCGAGTCTTGGCTCTGGGGGCTGGTGAGGGCCAGAGCAAGGGTCCCATGGTCCTCGTGCTGCATCTTCCCAAGCAACACCTACAGCCTCCACTAAGGGCATCCCTGCCTGGTCCCCTGTCACCTCCCGCACCTCAAGCTGCCAGAGCGCAGCCACCCGGGGCCCCTCCACTTCGCCCAGCACGTGCCACCCTAACCAAGCCTCCTCCTTGGGGAGGTTTGCTCCTGTGACTGCTCCAGGTCCTTTTCAGGATGCCTCAGGTCATAACCATCATAACACAGCAAACAGGGCGAGGGAGGATGCCTCAAGCCATGCTGCAGGTCTGGGGTCCCAGAGCATTTTCCCATGCTGCCAGCCACAGACGGAAGCAGAACTACAAGCGCCGGGTACCCTTGACAGGGGACAGTGAGCATCAAGAATCCTCCAGGTGTAACAGGTAAAATGATACATCAAAACTGGTTTAGGGCAATTTACTGAGCCCCACGggggacaggctgagagcaTAACATGCCACTCATCAGTCACTCCTGCAGGTGATTAGCAAGAAGGCACAGATGGGCTGCCAGGGGAGCCTCAGCCAAGGCTTGTAGGTGGGCAGGATGGGGAGTAACACAGCCACAAGAATTAAAGCAGGGGCGTGATGCCAGAAGACACAGAAGGGGTGTTGAAGACGATGGTGCAACCAAGAGTTTCCCCCTCCCTGTCTCCCCAAACACCCCTCCCCAGACACAGAAGTGATTTAGCTCAGTGCCTTGCCAGACTTACAAATGCAGCACGGTTGCAGAGCTCCAGCCAGACACCCCCtagcacacacacccccttccccagccctcagagcagagctcagccctCTCTGGCAACGCGGATAccatccccttcccccccacccctgaaaACCAGCTGCTCCAAGGACAGGCTGTTTGGTTTCGTGTCACTGGGAACAGCCTACATCTTTCCAAGGGGAATGCTATTTTTACCCAGGGAATGGGTGGCAGCTCCTCCATTGTTCTCAGCCGCCGCCAGCCCGCCCCAGCTCCGAGCAGGGCCCTGGCCCCTGTGGGGACAGCAGTGTCTCAGCTACACTCAGCCATCCCAGGTGCCAAGACAAAACTACAGCACCTGCCCGCTGCCACAGGAAAGGGCTATGATACCCTCAGGTGGAGGCTTGCGCTGAGCCACAATTTAAAcgacaataaaaaaattacactaacaggtattttttaatttttcctcctgGTCATAGCTGGAAAACACTGCTGTGATTAAAGCAGGGCTGTCTCGCTCCCCGAGGCAGTGGcgcagctggggcagagcaggtgggatgctgcagccaagagcagggcaggatgTGGGTGatggctgaggggctggagctggcagagcccagGCTCCTGCACCAAGAGATGAGTAACAAACCTCCCAGCTCATCACCTCCGGGGCTCCCCAAGGCCGCGAGGGGACCCTCGGTCTGCCTTGCAGCCCCACAAGCACCTGTAGGTACAGACCCCCCACGCCTGCAGCCATTTCGAGCTGTGagagcacccccagggctgcccctgccTCGGCAGCTCAGCcgacagcagcagctccaggcgTGCGACCTGCACATCTCAGCGCCACTGCGGCGATGCCAGCTCCTGcgggaggcaggcagggagcgcGGATCCTGCGAGAGGAGATGCACAGCACAGGCCCATCAATAAGATGCACCAATCCTGACACCTCGCCCTGCAACCAGaaactgctgctctgagctgaaAGCTGTTCAGtggcaccagctctgccacGGGGACGCTGGTGACAGCCAGCCCAGCATCCCCCGCGCACAGGGGTAAGGGAGAGCATTACTCGCACCAGCACAGAGTGCACTAAATCCAGGAAGCTTttagagcagcagagcagatggGGATCTTGGGCTTCGTGAGGACAGGCCCCACGACTCAGGAGGTGGCTCAGAAATATTGACAGGGGCGAGGGAGAGTTCTTAAGGGCAGGATACAGCTGGGATTTACAGCTCTGATCCGACTTCTTGCTGGCAACTCACATGGAAGAGAAACCACTCTTACACACAGGCATCTTGTGCCCAtccttttctccccacccctcagGCACAGGTCAGCTCCACCAAGGGCTTTCAAGAGGTAAGAGGAGGTGATGGGCTAGATGAAAAATTTAATCGGTTGTATTTTATAGCAAAACACCCATGAAAACCAGAGACAGCATGTCCTGAGATGGcctctcctgcatccctgccctgcacgGGAGGGCCTAGGGGCACGCACCCCCCAGCCTGGAGGGCAACAGCCACTTGCAAGcaaagctgcctgcagcactgggTCCAGAAACATCCCAGAGCATCATCATTATGCAGTGCCAAAGGCATGCTAGGCACTTAATAACATGCCGTTAGATTAATTAGTAGCAAGTGTGTCATGCCATATGCCTGGCCTAGGAGCACATGGCTCCATGAGACCCGGATTAAATATGCATGAGACACAGAGCCGGCATGTGGTGGGCAGAGCCCCCAGGAGCAGCGAGGGGGCTCAGCTCCCAGCCTAGGAGGGCTGTGTCAGGGAAACGACAGAAACACTGGCAGATGCCTACAGAAAACATCCTTCGTCTGCATTTCATAAAAATCggaggggacagggggacagAAAGAGGGCCTGCAGGCTGAAGCATCCTCCCCAACACGGctcccggggggggggtgggggggggggggggggggcgggcactAGCATCATCCTCCCTGAGGCTGGGagccctgcagtgctggtggctcaggcagcagctccaaCCAGCACATAAACACCCCGAGTAGCAAGCATGGAGCTGAGGAGCTCAGAGCTGGCGCTGAGCaccactgcagctgctccccGCTGCGGTGGGGGCTGACAAACGCTGCCCTGGGCTCCCCCAGGGACACTGCTCCAAGCAAGCGACTTGCAGGCTGTGtggcaaggcagaggaggaggaagagtcagggaggcaggcagccaaACACCACACGTCAGGgcaccaggcagggctggggggatcTCCCAaggtggggaggaaaagcaTCAGTCCCCGCCGCAGCGCCAGGGCAGGAGGACGAGCAGGGCACCCAGGACTGCGGGTGCCGCAGCcgagccctgctgctgctgtgggagtACAGGGACCCACTGGGTCACTGCGGGTGGCTGGACGTGACCCCAGGCACGAAGTCAAGGCCAACAGACTGTTCCAGTCATAGGTGTGAGTCACAGCTGTGACAGAACATCCCTCTAACACTGCTCAGGAGCCTTCGCTGGCAGAGCATCATCTCCCCACACCTCTGCAGCAcggctgcagcactgcctgggcaTCCTCTCCAGGCACAGCTGAGGAAGGGGCTTCCTCGAGCCCTTCCTCCCCCTAGGAAACCTGACCAGACCTGGCCGGGGTCCTGCTGCAGCGGAGCCAGAGGTGCCCTGGGCAAGCATGGAGCACAGCCTTCCTGCACCACGGGGCTGGAAGAAGGCGAAATCTGTTTAGCACAGCAAAACAAGCCCCTTGCCAGATATAATCATCTTTTCTAGGACCTTGCAGAGACTGTTCCTACAGCAGAAGTAATGAATCTGCAACGTGAAAAAtctccctgaaaaaaacagctccGAGATCCACAAGCAAGCCATCCCCGGCTCCCgacacagccacagcagctcagaTCTCAGCCAGGCTGCAGAACCTCCCCATGGTCTCCAAACACTTGGGATATGAACTCCTGCCTATCTCTGCACCACCGTAGCCACGGCCAGCACAACCCACATGTGGCTCTCACACCAAACGCCCCAGGTCGATATCTGCCCCAGTGGGAC comes from Falco naumanni isolate bFalNau1 chromosome 1, bFalNau1.pat, whole genome shotgun sequence and encodes:
- the NPTX1 gene encoding neuronal pentraxin-1; translation: MAAGPPGSLPLLLLLLSPLCLRGRGQGFGQTRFICTSVPLDGDMCAASALGAGSAEELKSTVLQLRETVLQQKETIMNQKETIRELTAKLGRCESQSVLEPPGEPKGGGRKPGFSKNTMGDLSRAPAAETLSQLGQTLQSLKTRLENLEHFSRMNSSGQSSNLKDILQSKIDDLEKQVLSRVNSLEEGKFSPRNESEERGKIESTLTSLHQRISDLEKGQKDNRPPDRFQLTFPLRTNYMYAKVKKSLPEMYAFSVCMWMKSSASPGMGTPFSYAVPGQANELVLIEWGNNPMEILINDKVAKLPFVINDGKWHHICVTWTTRDGVWEAFQDGTQTGSGENLAPYHPIKPQGVLVLGQEQDTLGGGFDATQAFVGELAHFNVWDRKLSPGEVYSLATCSTKALTGNVIAWAEANIDIYGGATKWTFEACRQLN